One region of Bacillus pumilus genomic DNA includes:
- a CDS encoding acetyl-CoA carboxylase carboxyltransferase subunit alpha, whose translation MSLDFERPIIELKEKFDELKKMMKENNVDLSSEIHLLEKRLNKMQDEIYSNLTPFQRVQIARLRNRPTTLDYIPLLFTNFFELHGDRLYGDDKAMIGGIAKFKEMPVTVIGHQRGRSTKENIERNFGMSHPEGYRKALRLMKQADKFNRPIITFIDTIGAYPGKGSEERGISEAIARNLLEMATLKVPIVCIVIGEASSGGALGISVGNHIHMLEYSWYSVISPEGAASILWKDAKYAPEAAEHMKISAKDLKHLGIIDEIIAEIKGGAQNDIKSQAKMIESVIESSLKKLRPLSSEELIQQRYEKYRQIENYK comes from the coding sequence ATGAGTTTGGATTTTGAACGTCCTATCATTGAACTAAAAGAGAAATTTGATGAATTAAAGAAAATGATGAAAGAAAATAATGTAGATTTATCGTCAGAAATTCATTTATTAGAAAAACGTTTAAATAAAATGCAAGATGAAATTTATTCTAATCTTACACCTTTTCAACGAGTTCAAATTGCAAGGCTACGTAACCGGCCCACGACATTGGATTATATACCTTTATTGTTTACAAACTTTTTCGAACTTCATGGTGATCGATTATATGGTGATGATAAAGCAATGATAGGTGGTATTGCAAAATTTAAAGAGATGCCCGTTACGGTTATTGGTCATCAAAGAGGTAGAAGTACAAAGGAAAATATAGAAAGAAATTTTGGAATGTCACATCCAGAAGGATATAGAAAAGCGTTAAGACTTATGAAACAAGCTGATAAATTTAATCGCCCTATTATTACATTTATTGATACAATAGGCGCCTATCCAGGGAAAGGATCTGAAGAACGTGGAATTTCTGAAGCGATAGCTCGAAATCTTTTGGAAATGGCTACGCTTAAGGTCCCAATTGTTTGTATTGTAATTGGAGAGGCATCAAGTGGTGGAGCTCTTGGCATTAGTGTCGGTAACCATATCCATATGTTAGAGTATTCATGGTACTCGGTAATTTCGCCAGAAGGAGCAGCATCTATCCTATGGAAGGATGCTAAGTATGCTCCAGAAGCTGCTGAACATATGAAAATTTCAGCAAAAGATTTAAAACATTTAGGAATTATTGATGAAATCATTGCTGAAATTAAAGGTGGAGCACAAAATGATATAAAATCACAGGCAAAAATGATTGAATCTGTGATCGAATCATCTCTAAAAAAATTGAGACCATTATCCTCGGAAGAGCTTATACAACAGCGATATGAAAAGTATAGACAAATAGAGAATTATAAATGA
- a CDS encoding MarR family winged helix-turn-helix transcriptional regulator, translated as MKREDALKLRTDIKKMIILTGVFESQNLPNGPFEKPLPTSQMMALEELEVEKLTVWQLSNKLRLETSTVSRLVDKLVKKGLVYREVNEKNRRELFLHLTEKGHITVNRLREQSLTFYQRILNNLSESEQKIVVDGFELFIDSISKSFD; from the coding sequence TTGAAAAGAGAAGATGCCTTAAAACTAAGAACAGATATTAAGAAAATGATTATATTAACTGGGGTTTTTGAATCTCAAAATTTGCCGAATGGACCATTTGAAAAACCTCTACCAACTTCTCAAATGATGGCGTTAGAGGAACTAGAGGTGGAAAAATTAACTGTTTGGCAACTATCCAATAAACTTAGATTAGAGACTTCAACTGTAAGTAGATTGGTAGATAAGTTAGTAAAAAAGGGGCTTGTTTATCGTGAAGTAAATGAAAAAAATAGAAGAGAACTTTTTCTGCACCTCACAGAAAAGGGTCACATTACTGTTAATCGCTTAAGAGAACAATCTCTTACATTTTATCAACGTATCCTCAATAATTTATCAGAATCAGAACAAAAAATAGTTGTGGATGGTTTTGAATTATTTATTGATTCTATTTCTAAGTCTTTTGATTAG
- the hag gene encoding flagellin Hag: protein MRINHNIAALNTLNRLSANNGASQKNMEKLSSGLKINRAGDDAAGLAISEKMRGQIRGLKMASKNAQDGISLIQTAEGALTETHSILQRVRELVVQAGNTGTQQGEDLTAIKDEITALVEEVDGISNRTEFNEKKLLNGTFNGVGTPGTPANPPTDPDDPSTGTPAVPATPGDALVFQIGANATQQIKVNIQDMSAAALGVTDADGAVETGKSVKDIDVSKFETIAADDDGGFDDQLAIVDGAIKQVSAQRAKLGAVQNRLEHTINNLGASSENLTAAESRIRDVDMAKEMSEFTKNNILSQASQAMLAQANQQPQNVLQLLR from the coding sequence ATGAGAATTAACCACAATATCGCAGCACTTAACACATTAAACCGTTTATCAGCAAACAACGGTGCGAGCCAAAAGAACATGGAGAAACTTTCTTCTGGTCTTAAAATCAACCGTGCAGGAGATGACGCAGCAGGTCTAGCAATTTCTGAAAAAATGCGTGGACAAATCCGCGGATTAAAAATGGCGTCTAAAAACGCACAAGACGGTATCTCTCTTATTCAAACAGCTGAAGGTGCATTAACTGAAACTCATTCAATTCTTCAACGTGTACGTGAGCTAGTAGTTCAAGCGGGAAACACTGGTACACAGCAAGGAGAAGACTTAACTGCAATTAAAGATGAGATCACAGCGCTTGTTGAAGAGGTCGATGGTATTTCTAATCGTACTGAGTTTAACGAAAAAAAATTATTGAATGGTACGTTTAATGGAGTAGGTACACCTGGCACACCAGCAAATCCGCCGACAGATCCAGATGATCCAAGTACAGGTACACCTGCAGTCCCAGCAACTCCTGGTGATGCTTTAGTATTCCAAATTGGTGCAAATGCTACACAACAAATTAAAGTCAACATTCAAGATATGAGCGCTGCTGCTTTAGGCGTTACAGACGCAGATGGTGCAGTTGAGACAGGTAAGTCTGTTAAAGATATCGATGTATCTAAATTTGAAACAATTGCAGCTGATGACGATGGTGGATTTGATGATCAGTTAGCAATCGTTGATGGAGCTATTAAACAAGTTTCTGCACAACGTGCTAAACTTGGTGCAGTCCAAAACCGTCTAGAGCACACAATCAACAACCTTGGTGCTTCTTCTGAAAACTTAACGGCTGCTGAGTCTCGTATTCGTGACGTTGACATGGCGAAAGAAATGAGTGAGTTCACGAAGAACAACATTCTTTCTCAAGCGTCTCAAGCGATGCTTGCACAAGCGAATCAACAGCCACAAAACGTACTTCAATTATTACGTTAA
- a CDS encoding beta strand repeat-containing protein, protein MKRCRHCGKSCTSHFGNNYKKGSWYGSYENYDWECDSCKKLRKNPCCGKNPCVCVIQGPPGGRGRRGPAGATGATGVGLTGILAFDPAVAPTYPAGQVVTFDGSTYLVNSASPTGTPGTSPDYTLLAAAGEAGATGATGTGATGATGDTGATGDTGATGVTGATGATGATGVGLTGIVAFDPATSPTYPVGQVVIFEGGTYVVNTASPTGTPDTSPDYTLLAAAGDTGATGATGVTGDTGATGATGVTGDTGATGATGVTGDTGATGATGVTGDTGATGATGVTGDTGATGATGVTGDTGATGATGVTGDTGATGATGVTGDTGATGATGVTGDTGATGATGVTGDTGATGATGVTGVTGDTGATGATGVTGDTGATGATGVTGDTGATGATGVTGDTGATGATGVTGDTGATGATGVTGDTGATGATGVTGVTGDTGATGATGVTGDTGATGATGVTGDTGATGATGVTGDTGATGATGVTGDTGATGATGVTGDTGATGATGVTGVTGDTGATGATGVTGDTGATGATGVTGDTGATGATGVTGVTGDTGATGATGVTGDTGATGATGVTGDTGATGATGVTGVTGDTGATGATGVRGATGTRIGTRASGNFGTQTVANDANFSFVNVVVAGLTYTAPGIFTIQEDGIYEIVAIVSAASAQAGPLVINVNVDGSNVVNGVVRGTTVGQQVTAIGLARLVPGTAIQLTNNSGQAITTDSGRITIFRLS, encoded by the coding sequence ATGAAAAGATGTAGACATTGTGGAAAATCATGTACATCTCATTTCGGAAATAATTATAAAAAAGGAAGTTGGTACGGTTCTTATGAAAATTATGATTGGGAGTGTGATAGCTGCAAGAAATTAAGGAAAAATCCTTGCTGCGGCAAAAATCCTTGTGTTTGTGTAATTCAAGGTCCGCCAGGCGGGAGGGGAAGAAGAGGCCCAGCAGGAGCAACGGGAGCCACAGGAGTAGGGTTAACTGGTATTTTGGCATTTGATCCAGCGGTAGCACCTACGTATCCAGCAGGCCAAGTCGTGACATTCGATGGAAGTACGTATTTAGTGAATTCAGCGTCGCCTACAGGTACGCCAGGTACGTCACCAGATTATACATTGTTAGCTGCTGCTGGTGAAGCTGGAGCCACGGGAGCAACAGGCACAGGAGCGACTGGTGCAACCGGAGATACAGGTGCAACCGGAGATACAGGTGCTACAGGAGTTACAGGAGCCACGGGAGCCACCGGAGCCACCGGCGTAGGATTAACCGGCATTGTGGCATTTGATCCAGCAACATCTCCAACCTATCCAGTAGGTCAAGTGGTCATATTTGAAGGTGGAACCTATGTTGTAAATACAGCATCGCCAACAGGTACACCAGATACGTCGCCAGACTATACATTATTGGCAGCCGCAGGAGATACAGGAGCGACCGGTGCAACGGGCGTCACAGGAGATACAGGAGCGACCGGTGCAACGGGCGTCACAGGAGATACAGGAGCGACCGGTGCAACGGGCGTCACAGGAGATACAGGAGCGACCGGTGCAACGGGCGTCACAGGAGATACAGGAGCGACCGGTGCAACGGGCGTCACAGGAGATACAGGAGCGACCGGTGCAACGGGCGTCACAGGAGATACAGGAGCGACCGGAGCCACTGGTGTAACGGGAGATACAGGAGCGACCGGTGCAACGGGCGTCACAGGAGATACAGGAGCGACCGGAGCCACTGGTGTAACGGGAGATACAGGAGCGACCGGTGCAACGGGCGTCACAGGAGATACAGGAGCGACCGGTGCAACGGGCGTCACAGGAGTAACGGGAGATACAGGAGCGACCGGAGCCACTGGTGTAACGGGAGATACAGGAGCGACCGGTGCAACGGGCGTCACAGGAGATACAGGAGCGACCGGTGCAACGGGCGTCACAGGAGATACAGGAGCGACCGGAGCCACTGGTGTAACGGGAGATACAGGAGCGACCGGTGCAACGGGCGTCACAGGAGATACAGGAGCGACCGGTGCAACGGGCGTCACAGGAGTAACGGGAGATACAGGAGCGACCGGAGCCACTGGTGTAACGGGAGATACAGGAGCGACCGGTGCAACGGGCGTCACAGGAGATACAGGAGCGACCGGTGCAACGGGCGTCACAGGAGATACAGGAGCGACCGGAGCCACTGGTGTAACGGGAGATACAGGAGCGACCGGTGCAACGGGCGTCACAGGAGATACAGGAGCGACCGGTGCAACGGGCGTCACAGGAGTAACGGGAGATACAGGAGCGACCGGAGCCACTGGTGTAACGGGAGATACAGGAGCGACCGGTGCAACGGGCGTCACAGGAGATACAGGAGCGACCGGTGCAACGGGCGTCACAGGAGTAACGGGAGATACAGGAGCGACCGGAGCCACTGGTGTAACGGGAGATACAGGAGCGACCGGTGCAACGGGCGTCACAGGAGATACAGGAGCGACCGGTGCAACGGGCGTCACAGGAGTAACGGGAGATACAGGAGCGACCGGTGCAACGGGCGTCAGAGGAGCCACGGGAACGCGTATAGGAACAAGGGCTTCTGGCAATTTTGGTACCCAAACCGTTGCTAACGATGCTAATTTTTCATTTGTGAATGTGGTAGTAGCTGGTCTAACTTATACTGCTCCAGGCATTTTTACCATACAAGAAGATGGTATTTATGAAATAGTTGCAATTGTTTCCGCTGCTAGCGCTCAAGCTGGTCCTCTTGTGATTAATGTAAATGTCGATGGAAGTAATGTTGTTAATGGTGTAGTTAGGGGAACCACAGTTGGTCAACAAGTAACAGCTATCGGTCTAGCAAGACTTGTTCCAGGAACTGCAATTCAATTAACGAATAATAGCGGGCAGGCTATTACAACAGATTCTGGAAGAATAACGATTTTCAGACTCAGTTAG